From the genome of Magnolia sinica isolate HGM2019 chromosome 12, MsV1, whole genome shotgun sequence:
TTCTCAAAATATGTACTGGagatatttttcttactttttaaaaaGTACATGAAATATGAGATCCAGCTCTGTTGCACAGAAACAGGGATCTTCACAGTCATCCAAGTATTGTCTCTTATGAGGTTTAGGCATGCGTTGTCGTGCATCAATTCTTGATGGACATGAACCGTCCGTGAGAGCTTTTCACGAAGGTCTACACCATCACTCCAGGTTCTCCTAGGTAAGTGTTTGTGCACGAGTTTGTGTCTCAAATCATCTTGACCAACCCAAGCATCTTTAATCATTCAAGGACATTACAGAGGTAAAACAAAAACAGTATTCACAAATACAAGCATGTGATGACTTTTCAATGTTCATTGAAGGACACTGGAGAAGTATTGATTGCCATCATTCACAACATCTTTCTGTTGTCTGCATGACAAAATGAAAGCAGTCAACCTAGGAATCCAAGAAGATGTTCTCTCTGTTAACACAAACAAATAAGCACTCAACGTCCATGAATAGACTAGACCTATCATATGCAGATATGACATGGATACAGGATGAATGCATAACTATTCTACACTTAATATTATAGTGTTGACCATTAATATAACAATACATTACCTATTTTAAAGCATAGAGATGTCATATTTTGAGAAGGCACATTTAGATTAGCACAACTGAATGGGTGTCTCCAACTTAGGGAATGCTGCAGTTGCACCTCTTACGTCTCCACCATTGTTCCCGTAGAACTCCGGACCATCCAATCAAACTCTAGAACTGCAAAATCCTCAGAAGCTTATTATGCTAACCGAGCAACCAATTCAAGCACAAGGAATGCTACATGAGCAGAGGCCAATCAGAAAATGCCAAACATAAGGGGCTCCACATGAGAACTTAGCACACATATGaatgatcaagaccgttcatcATCAGGTCCCAGGTTGAATTTTCATTGACCAAAGAAATCCGGCTGATCCACTCTCCTGGCAGCCCAGAACTGCATTGTGCAGCCAACCTGAAGAGCAAATCAGCCTGGTTCTTGACAAAGGGCATATTCACCTTGATGAATAGCCTGAATTGGTCATACATGGAATGTGCAGATGGACAGAATTGAAACCGAATAAAATCTAATGAATTCACAATGGAAGGAATCCGTCCAATACCTTTGTTGGATAGGGCATGCAATCTATCTCATCCTTGACAGCAACTGAAACTCCGATACCTTTGTTAGATAGGGTATGCAATCTATCCCATCCTTGACAGCAATTGAAACTCCATCCAAAACTGAGATTGGTTTGCCTATAAAAGGCCATAATGAGCACTTAAAAAGGTAAGAGTACAACAAAAAAATCTTACATCGTGATAAAGTCACAATGAACAATCTGAATGAACTATTGTAAAAAAGggaacaaaagaaaaaataaattaaaacaccGTCGGCCAACAAAACTTCACAAACTAGATTAAATATGACTGACTATCTATGAAATACATATACCATACAAGGGTGAGATGCCAGACCTCTCAAAAGGTTTCAGCCCAGTTAAAAGCTCCAGCAGCAAAATTACGGCCCATTTCAAACAAAATTGTTCTTTTCAGAGAAAAATCTTGGTTCAGTAAAAAGAGTTTTTGTGCCTACTTGAAAAATAAGAGTTTTTAAAACTATAAACTAATTGTATGGATTTTGTTATCCAAACAGTCTCTGTTTGCTAATGTACATGAGCTCTACCGGCCACTACGGTACTTAGTACAGCTATTATGTTCAACTGGTACATTCCTTATAACCAAAGGACGTAAATCATCTACAATACTTCTTTTACAAAATATGTTAAGGAAATAAATTATATGCAATAAAAGCTTACCtaccaatcaaatcccaccagaTTAGTATCACATGAGCAGTACCCAATCCTATACAGTATGTAAAACAGCCTCtacaaggcccaccatgctgtatttaATATgagcatgataaaaaaaatttaaaattaaaattaaaattaaaacaaaGTTAGGATGGCCTGCACTATGGAATCAATGTAAAATTGCCCCTAAAATCTTTAAGTTCTCGTAATGTAGcctacatgagctttggatcaagctaactTCTATATGGACCCTCCATTGTGGTGAGTcacaatggatgaacgggtttgatgaaggatacacatcatggtggtcacACATACAAACCTGTGGGTGGCGTCCTATctccattgttccatgtggtatGACCCACCGGAGATGTGGGTCTGTCTGAATTGTGTCTAGCATAAAGGAGAACCTGATGATCGGGATTCTATACAGCCAACATGGCGTGCCCACATCTTAGGTTTGGGTTGGGGAATTACCGTGGTGTGCAGGTTACATCCGTGAGCCACCTGAATAAACAGCAAAACGGGTGGACAGCTTAGAAAAACATGAACAATTTtttcatccatccatctgtttaattaactgtggcccacctgaataaacAACTTAGATCCCAGCCGGTGTCCCACGCTGGCTCACCACAATTACTGTGAGAGAGTTGATGGTGGAGAGTACCTGTTTCTGCTCCACCATGGTTTTAATCTATCATAGTTAAATTGTCGGGCTCCCCATAGTTTTCCTATTCTGTGGCAACTaatccaccgtccacgtggcagAACATGTCAATCCAGTGtacaaatcatgggccccacattttgatGGACAGCTTGATAGCCGCACTGATTTTGAGCAAAAAATCAGGTTTATTCAAGAAAACATGAATAAATAACCATCAAATCCTCCAAATCGGCcatcaaaaccctagaaataAACAAAATATGAACGAATAAACATCAAATCTACCAAATCGACTATCAAAACCAcctgaaatccccaatttcaaaaatcctcaagatccccaaaattctaaaatccccaaatccctaatttgtaatatcagaaaatccccaattcGGGTCCATGTTCAAATCTGTAAACCCTAAAATcgccaaatccctaaatgagggtccacatcgaattGGGAATCCACAAATTAGTAAATCCCCCAGATTCgtaaatcagagagagagagagagagagagagagagagagagggcatgcgtCGGTCGGGAGGGCGTAGGGCGTCGCTTCAGCTCCCTCCCTTCTTTGGATCAAACACAGagagtcgagagagagagagagagagagagagacctcacattcagagagaaagagagagagagggcatgcgtCGGTAGGGAGGGCGTAGGGCGTCCCTTCGGTTCCCTCCCTTCTTTGGATCAAACACagggtcgagagagagagagagagagagagggagagattagggcggacgcggattgcgtcctactcccgcccggacggtaatccgtctagGCAacggtctgtggggcccactgtgatgtaagtgttttatccacaccgttcatcctttttccCAGATCAATTTAagtatgggacaaaaaatgaagcaggtccagaAATTcagtggaccacaaggtggggattgaacttccaccattaaaaacttcttgggagctgtagaagtttcggatcaagctgatatttgttttttaacttcatcgacgtctacatgatcttatgaataggttggatggtaataaaCGTTACGATGGtccttagaaagatttcaacggtaggtgtcattatcactgcagcttcctttggtgtggtccactggagctgtggacctgcttcattttttggctaaaacattaaaatgatctgataaaaataatgaatggtgtggataaaacacttacatcacggtgggccccacagatccctgcccgaaCTGTAATGTAGGATGCAACCCGCGattgagcgctgacgctcctcgagctcagagttgtaccaacggttcaaaagagatcaacattaaatgggcctcacaataatgtatttatcgtatctacaccgtttatcgattttgagagatcattttttttttaatcttcatcCAAAATATGAGTAATTTCAaatgctctagtggaccacagcAGTAGGACAATGATTCTAACCGTTAAAACATTACAACAAATCAGGTCGGTGCtgtggtggacccaccatgatgtacttgttttatccatgtcgtccatccatttctcaagatcattttaggctttgacccaaaaaaaatccatatctaaatctcaggtagaccacacgaaAGGAAAAAGTAGGCactgaatgtccaccgttaaaaactataAACTTTTGGGTTTCCCCGACGGCGTGGCCCTGTTTTTTGGTAGGGAGTCGACATGGATTTCTGACTTCTAAATTGTAATCATGGCAATTTCAAGTAGGATTTGAGAAAATAAGCTGGTAGATTGGGTAACgcttagatggtgatgatgatgacgacgacgatgacaTCGACCAGGAAAAAATTGTTGAGATTTGAGGCCTTCTGCCACATAAATACAGGGAAACAACTTTAATCTTAATTTACAACTCAATTCATTCACGTGTCACCATCTGTTTCATGCTGAGCGCCGGAACTAAAGGAGTGTGTTGGAAATACAGGCCCCTTTTAACTGTTTCCTCTTGGGCATGTTGTGCTTGaggaaataatttattttatttttaattaaaaattaagaaTAGTTGGGATTTTTGCTTCTTCTAAGCAGATGCCCTAAACACTGGACATCACCCATTTGCAGGTTTCAGAAGATGGTCCAGACTGAGCAAGCTAGAGCACCTTAACTTGAGCCTTAACTCCTTCAACGAAAGCATAACCATATTTGGCTGCCCTTTCATTCATTAAGAGTTTGTCTCTAAATGGCAATGACTTCGGATTTCTAGACGGGAATTTCATATACGAGTTTTGAAATGTTGTCCAGATTGGTCAATCTGGAGCATCTAGACCTAAGTTGGAATCACTTCAACAGAAGCATTCTACTATATTTGGGTGCACTCTCGTCCCTCAAGAGTCTTTATTTAAGTGGCAATAATTTGGAAGGATACTTCTCTTGGAAAGGTAAGTTTATTAATGGTAAAGAAATTAGTTTAGACAATATTTTGAACTTTATTCAATAGTCATGATTCAGTCTAATTAATGCTTTTATGTTATAATTTTTTAAACATTGACAGAATTGGTGAACTTGAGCAAACTGGAGGTTTTGGATCTGCGATATAATCGACTGAATGGTTCCCTAAATCTCCAAGGTAAGAGCACTTAGATGTCACGTGAAAATGGCATTTGAAAATTGACATTTTGAGATGCTTTTTTACTCTTGCCACCTAGATTACGAGAGAATAAAATTACATCTTTCTGTGATATTACATGCTGAACTGCAGCGAAAACGAAAGGTTTCCGTGATTTCTCCTTAAGTGAttttgttttgtgttttgtgttttttttttcaaaggtttTGGTTATACAAGGGATCCTTTTTATGGAATTTCAAATAAAAGTCTATCCTTTTTGTTATTTTCAATTAAGGACCTAATGTTCTAACATacagtaaataaaaaaaaaaaaaaagagctcatCTTTGATTTTGAAAATGATGATTTTACCTTACTAGGGGCAATTTTAATAACATTTTACCTTCAAATAAGGAACCAACGTTCCAGCTCACATTTTGCGTTGGCAGGACACTGGTCACATGCAACCGTCTTACATGGTGCCCTTTAACCCAAAACTCTATGGGGCTACCACTTCTGTGTGGCATCCACTTTGTTGgatgtgagcccaaaagtgaaatagattcaaaactcaggtgggtcatgacaCAAGAAACACTGGGGATTGAATGCTCCCCTACAAAGTTGTTatgagatgtcttaaatttgtatttGGAATAagagatgtcttaaatttgtatatGGAATAGGGGTTCGACCAATCGACCATCTTGGTTGACCGATCGAGCCAACTCCAAATTATACAGATTAGTTTTTGGACACTTTTGGACTTTTTCAATCAGTCAAACTATTAGATCGATTGGTCGATTGAAATTCATAAATATGTGTAAACTCTCTGGATTGTTTTGAGCTTTTTCGATCGATCAAACATGGATGCTCGATCGGTCGATAGTCTGCTCGATCAATTGACGACGTGTGCAAAACTATGTAAGTGCGTGActttatatatgggtgtaattacaAGATTGGGGTAACCCAAACTATTTTAATCGAGGCCTAAAAAGTTTCTAGGGTTTGGGGAGGAGAAAAGGAGAGTTTTTCAATGTTGTAAGTGCATCCAtctcttttactttttctttcatAGCGATTCACTGtggctttgtgctgtggtttttcccataaggatttttccatgtaaaaatcatgtATTCCTATGCATGCTTGCTTATGTTTGCTTTATTGTCGGGTGATCTGAATTTGGGGTTTGCTTTCATGGATTCCCAACAACTGGTATCATAGATAACATTGGGATTCGAGTTTGGAGTAGCAACATGGCGATTAAGGGATCGAACGTAAAGTATGAAACAAAGAAATTTATTGGAAAAAAATAACTTCgaactatggaaggtgaagatgagagatcttCTAGTTCAATAAGAGCTGAAACATTCACTATTTGGTGTTGAGAAGCGTTTAAAATATGTGAAAGATGAAGAGTGGGAAGAGTTAGATGAAAGAGCGAAAACCTGGATCCAATTATGTTTGGCGGATGATCAAAAGACCACTGCTAGACTTTCCTTTACAATTCCCTTGATTAAAAGACCACTACTGGactttggaagaagttggatAACTTGTACATGATGAAATCATTGTCGAATCGCTTGTATATAAAGAAATAGTTTTAAAATCGAAAGATGGTAGAGGGGTTGGATCTTACTGAATACATTAACgcattcaattagatcatttgaAAATTGATGAGTGTGGAAGTGAAGATGGGCGATGAAGATCAAGTCTTAATTCTATTGAACTCTCTTCCAAAGTCTTACGATAACTTTGTAGATATTATGTGCCATGGTAGAGAGACCATTGATATTGAGACTATCATCTCAACCCTTTAGTCgagggtgttcagaaagaaggacAACAGTTCAAGTTCCTCTACGGATGCTTTAGTAGCTAGGGGAAATAATTTAGAGTGGGAGAAGGAAAATTCGTCATATTCACGGTCCAAGTCTAAGGGCAATGGAAAGGTGAATCATCGGAACTATGGAAGACAAGGATATATGAAGAATGATTGCCAGAATCCTAAAGCCTAGAAAGGGAAAACGTCAGTTAAAATGCCAAAGGAGTCAACAAGGTGGAGTCCAACAAAGAGGTGAAGGTTTGTGATGTTTTGACCGCATCCAAATCCGAGCATCTCAACAATGAGTAAATTTTCGATTTGAATGTTTTATACCACATGACTTTTCAGTGAGACTAGTTTACCAGTTACAACCAGTGCGAtagtggacaggtgtttatggacaATAATGTTGCTTGTAATGTTGTTGGAATCGGAATGATGCGCATTACATTGTTTAATAACACAAAGTGCATTTAGACagatgtgaggcacgttcctaAGCTAGGGAAGAATTCGATATCCTTGATAGCTCTTGATGCATTTGGGTGGGTATTTACCAgatatgattgattttctaaagtTTCAATAAAGGCACTCATAGTGATGAAGGCACAGAGGACCAGTAACCTTTATAAGCTGATTAGGAATACCATATTGGGTAGAGCCGCAATGTCTATAAAGGAGTCCATGTCAGCACCTTTAAGGCATGCTCGACTAGACCACATAAGCGAGAGCGACATGAATGTACTTTCTGATTATTCCTTGATTCCTccatttaaaagcattgatttgaatatatgtgagcattatatATTTGGTAAACAATCAATGTTATCATTTAAGTTGGAAAAATATTTTAGTAAAGGTATtttagattatgtgcattctaatgtCAATTTTCCCTTACTAT
Proteins encoded in this window:
- the LOC131221473 gene encoding uncharacterized protein LOC131221473 translates to MIKDAWVGQDDLRHKLVHKHLPRRTWSDGVDLREKLSRTVHVHQELMHDNACLNLIRDNTWMTVKIPVSVQQSWISYFMYFLKSDDKKSGASGDDGFELVSRSPPSCAGLLLMQMGNCLQIWGQTFKFSIINGCCMH